A genome region from Arthrobacter sp. SLBN-100 includes the following:
- a CDS encoding MFS transporter has translation MTRKRWMIIWLAFIGLSINYLDRSSLSVALPFMGKDFELSATQQGLIFAAFFWAYDFCQLAAGWYVDKVGPRRSFSLAAVWWSVFTMVTAAATNFWSLFAARFLLGVGESPAPSTAAKVVATWFPVRERAFATSIWDSGSRVGAVIALPIVTLIVAFTSWHAVFIIIGVAGLIWAAVWWKVYRSPEEHPTADAAEVAYIREGGARSAASDDESAAKLPWRSLFKYRTVLSMMFGFFCLNSAIYFFITFFPSYLVKERGFDLLKLGFFGAIPGICAVAFGWLAGYVADRAVQRGVSVTRVRKTAIAGGLAGGSVIMFAALVPEAWMALALLSVAYSSLTVAATGIWSLPADVAPSSRHVGSIGGLQNFASNLAGIFTPILIGVLVDQTGSFVAPLAVIGGVALVGAANYLFVMGKIEPLKVAEPAKM, from the coding sequence TTCATCGGGTTGAGCATCAACTACCTGGACCGTTCCAGCCTCAGCGTGGCGCTGCCGTTCATGGGCAAGGACTTCGAGCTCTCAGCCACCCAGCAGGGCCTGATCTTCGCCGCTTTCTTCTGGGCCTACGATTTCTGCCAGTTGGCAGCCGGCTGGTACGTCGACAAGGTGGGCCCCCGCCGGTCGTTCTCCCTGGCCGCCGTATGGTGGTCCGTTTTCACCATGGTCACCGCCGCTGCCACGAACTTCTGGTCCCTCTTTGCTGCCCGGTTCCTGCTCGGGGTGGGTGAGAGCCCCGCTCCGAGTACTGCCGCCAAGGTAGTGGCCACGTGGTTCCCCGTCCGGGAGCGCGCATTTGCCACCAGCATCTGGGATTCGGGCTCCCGCGTGGGAGCGGTCATCGCCCTGCCGATCGTTACCCTGATCGTTGCGTTCACCTCGTGGCACGCCGTATTCATCATCATCGGCGTCGCGGGCCTCATCTGGGCCGCGGTCTGGTGGAAGGTCTACCGCAGCCCGGAAGAGCACCCGACGGCGGACGCCGCCGAGGTTGCCTACATCCGGGAAGGCGGTGCGCGGAGTGCCGCCAGTGACGACGAGAGCGCAGCGAAGCTGCCGTGGCGGTCGCTTTTCAAGTACCGCACCGTCCTCAGCATGATGTTCGGATTCTTCTGCCTCAACAGCGCCATCTACTTCTTCATCACGTTCTTCCCGAGCTACCTGGTGAAAGAGCGGGGCTTTGACCTGCTCAAACTGGGCTTCTTTGGCGCCATTCCCGGCATCTGCGCCGTGGCATTCGGCTGGCTGGCCGGCTATGTTGCCGACCGTGCCGTCCAGCGCGGCGTCTCGGTGACCCGGGTTCGCAAGACCGCCATCGCCGGCGGCCTGGCGGGCGGTTCGGTCATCATGTTCGCGGCATTGGTGCCCGAGGCCTGGATGGCGTTGGCCCTGCTCTCGGTTGCCTACTCCAGCCTGACCGTCGCGGCCACGGGCATCTGGTCCCTTCCGGCCGACGTTGCCCCGAGCTCACGGCATGTGGGTTCCATTGGCGGCCTTCAGAACTTCGCCTCCAACCTTGCCGGCATCTTCACCCCCATCCTGATCGGCGTCCTGGTGGACCAGACCGGCTCCTTCGTGGCGCCGCTCGCCGTCATCGGTGGTGTGGCCCTGGTCGGCGCCGCCAACTACCTGTTTGTGATGGGCAAGATCGAGCCGCTGAAGGTGGCTGAGCCCGCCAAAATGTAG